A portion of the Armatimonadota bacterium genome contains these proteins:
- a CDS encoding carboxypeptidase regulatory-like domain-containing protein, with the protein MRVVIAGILLSMAAGLFAQTATITGKVSFSGKAPASKAIDMKADAKCAAIHGNKPVKPEDFILNPNGTLRWCFVYVKDGPIPKAAPSKATVVLDQHGCTYAPRVFGVVTGQPIEIRNSDPLLHNVHTVSKANPTFNIAQPNKGMKRVHVFMKPETMVQFKCDVHPWMGAYAGVVPHGFFAVTGADGKFTIKGLPAGTYTLEVWHEKLGKQTMQVTVKAGETKTADFAYKK; encoded by the coding sequence ATGCGTGTAGTAATTGCTGGAATATTGCTCTCAATGGCCGCAGGGCTCTTTGCTCAGACGGCCACCATCACCGGAAAGGTCTCCTTTTCGGGAAAGGCGCCCGCCTCGAAGGCGATCGACATGAAGGCCGATGCCAAATGCGCGGCCATCCATGGAAACAAGCCCGTCAAGCCTGAGGATTTTATCTTAAACCCCAACGGCACGCTCCGATGGTGCTTTGTCTATGTCAAAGACGGTCCGATCCCCAAGGCGGCTCCGTCTAAGGCAACTGTCGTTCTTGACCAGCACGGTTGCACTTACGCTCCAAGGGTATTTGGAGTTGTAACCGGCCAGCCGATCGAGATTAGAAACTCCGACCCGCTGTTGCACAACGTCCACACAGTCTCCAAGGCCAACCCAACCTTCAACATTGCCCAGCCGAACAAGGGCATGAAGCGAGTGCACGTATTTATGAAGCCCGAAACGATGGTGCAATTCAAATGCGACGTGCATCCGTGGATGGGCGCCTATGCCGGCGTTGTGCCGCACGGCTTCTTCGCGGTTACGGGCGCAGATGGCAAGTTTACGATCAAAGGCCTGCCCGCCGGGACCTACACGCTAGAGGTCTGGCACGAAAAGTTGGGCAAGCAGACGATGCAGGTTACGGTCAAGGCTGGCGAGACCAAGACGGCGGACTTCGCTTACAAAAAGTAG
- a CDS encoding c-type cytochrome — MTRTSIAFLTSTAIAGLLMVGVARDKPSQDELIAEGKALYEQYCLTCHGAAGAGDGEMAYLSHPKPRDLTEGVYKVRSTQSGSVPTDDDLYRVISNGMPGTSMPAWKGDLTNRQRWALAQYVKSLSPRFATEKPEGALRVSAVPAATDSMLQLGKRIYAAQGCGQCHGATGKGDGPSARNLRDAKGYPIVPYDFTQSARFKGGSAPRDIYRTFMTGMDGTPMPSYAGTLTDKESWALTHYVLSLVSKEPAIPDFGHEIVAARVSRLPDIAAPMDSVWSGSKVSIIPVRPLWDRPGAVDRVQAKALHDGRTLQIYLTWKEQNPSDGYARVQEFRDAVAVQFPVRQATGTKAFYGMGDAQNPVNVWMWRADWQADLARFRDLFALYPNIAIDWYPFVTDPTFVPALRRGNLNATTLRLTSVEDLNATGPSSITSQIASKQNVRGFGAWYEGAWHVVIQRDLRTSDAEDAQFAPGAETPIAFGVWQGAQGDRNGQKSISIWQTLRLEP; from the coding sequence ATGACTCGGACATCGATAGCGTTTTTGACGAGCACGGCGATCGCCGGACTGCTGATGGTCGGCGTTGCGAGGGACAAGCCTTCGCAGGACGAGCTGATCGCGGAGGGCAAGGCGCTGTACGAGCAGTATTGCCTGACATGCCACGGGGCCGCAGGCGCCGGGGATGGCGAAATGGCCTATTTATCCCACCCGAAACCTCGCGATCTGACCGAAGGCGTTTATAAGGTTCGATCGACTCAGTCGGGCAGCGTGCCCACGGACGACGACCTGTACCGAGTCATCTCGAACGGAATGCCGGGCACGTCGATGCCCGCTTGGAAGGGCGACCTGACCAACCGACAGCGATGGGCCTTAGCCCAGTATGTCAAGAGCCTATCGCCTCGCTTCGCGACGGAAAAGCCGGAGGGCGCGCTCAGAGTGTCCGCAGTCCCCGCCGCAACGGATTCGATGCTGCAACTCGGCAAACGCATCTATGCGGCGCAGGGATGCGGCCAGTGCCACGGCGCAACGGGCAAGGGCGATGGCCCGTCCGCAAGAAACTTGCGCGATGCGAAGGGCTATCCGATCGTGCCTTACGACTTTACGCAGTCGGCGCGATTCAAGGGCGGCAGCGCTCCCAGGGACATCTACCGCACATTTATGACCGGCATGGACGGCACGCCGATGCCCAGTTATGCAGGCACGCTAACGGACAAAGAATCTTGGGCTCTGACCCATTATGTGCTTTCCTTGGTGAGCAAAGAGCCGGCGATCCCAGACTTTGGTCACGAGATTGTTGCAGCAAGAGTATCCCGACTGCCCGACATCGCTGCGCCGATGGATTCAGTCTGGAGCGGCTCTAAGGTCTCAATTATCCCAGTAAGGCCTCTTTGGGATCGGCCTGGGGCCGTGGATCGGGTGCAGGCCAAGGCTCTGCACGATGGAAGAACGCTCCAAATCTATCTGACCTGGAAAGAGCAGAACCCCAGCGACGGATATGCGCGGGTGCAAGAATTTCGAGATGCGGTCGCCGTTCAATTCCCTGTCCGGCAGGCAACCGGCACAAAGGCCTTCTATGGGATGGGCGACGCTCAAAACCCGGTCAATGTTTGGATGTGGCGGGCGGATTGGCAGGCGGATCTTGCAAGATTCAGAGACCTGTTCGCTCTCTATCCGAACATCGCCATCGATTGGTACCCGTTCGTTACCGATCCGACCTTTGTCCCTGCATTGAGAAGAGGCAATCTGAATGCGACGACCCTTCGCCTGACGTCCGTCGAGGATCTCAACGCGACCGGGCCATCCTCTATCACATCCCAGATCGCATCGAAGCAGAACGTTCGCGGCTTCGGAGCCTGGTACGAGGGCGCCTGGCATGTGGTGATTCAGCGCGATCTTCGAACGTCCGACGCTGAGGACGCCCAATTTGCTCCCGGAGCGGAGACGCCCATAGCATTCGGAGTTTGGCAAGGCGCCCAGGGAGACCGGAACGGCCAGAAGTCGATCTCGATCTGGCAAACGCTGCGCTTGGAGCCATAA
- a CDS encoding molybdopterin-dependent oxidoreductase, with amino-acid sequence MKFSRRQFLKTAGLTSGALLLADSTLGGGLRTLQPAVNVQNPLKHYPDRGWEQVLRDQYRYDRAFTFVCAPNDTHNCRLRALVRDDVIVRIEQNYDAGHIEALDGTATTAAWNPRGCLKGFTFHRRVYSPYRLKYPMIRKGWKEWADAGFPELTPELKKKYKFDSRGSDQLLRAGWQEASDYVARAMVAISTRYSGEEGAARLKQQGYEPEMIEDMGGAGTRTMKFRGGMGLLGVIGKYGMWRAANMVALLDSHVRKVSPEQAKGGRKWSNYTWHGDQAPGMPFVHGLQASDVDMNQLRFARLSIACGTNIIENKMPEAHFFTELMERGGRLVVIKPEYSPTSQKADYWIPIRPNTDAALFLGITRLMMDNGWYDEAFVKGFTDFPLLVRADNLKLLRASELFSDHKPLLASDGMSMKRQNLKPDQYEKLGDFVVRSADGFKAISRDDVGGTMAGRGIDPTLDWQGKARLANGQEIECLTLWTAYKRHLEDYGLDAVAQMTSSPKELIERLAKEIWDVTLEVREQDPTAGAVAIHIGEGINHWFHATLANRAFYLPLMLTGNIGKVGSGCHTWAGNYKGGLFQGSPWTGPGFPGFIAEDPFNLSLDPASHGKDVKVRKLFKDEEPAYWNHGDRPLIVNTPKHGRKVFTGKTHMPTPTKFLWFNNVNLFNNAKHAYDMFFNVNPNIECIVCQDVEMNSTVEYSDVVFAANTWVEFEDYEMTASCSNPFLQIWNGGIRPIYDTKDDLTIIRGVFESLAKLTGDRRFADAYKFKAPVYIQRLLDSSTTTFGYTFADIMAGKYGEPGVCLMMFRTYPREPFYEQVFENEPFHTATGRLQAYCDIPEAIEAGENFIVHREGPEATPYLPNVIVSTNPYVRPDDYGISAEAMHWDERTVRNIKMPWSQVKETTNPLWEKGYRFYGLTPKGRHRVHSGWSMVDWNQIWESNFGDAYRLDRRSPGVGETQMHIHPDAAKEMGISDGDYVYVDANPMDRPYRGWKPTDPQYRVARLMVRARYNPAFPKQVVMIRHSPSIATERSVKAHETRPDGRAQSVDTGYQSNVRYGGHQALTRNWHMPMHQTDTLFHKSKAMVAFIFGGEADNHAINTVPKETLVKITKAEDGGLGGKGVWKPATTGFSPGRESEFMQRYLAGELVE; translated from the coding sequence ATGAAATTTTCACGTCGTCAGTTTTTGAAGACTGCCGGTTTGACAAGCGGCGCGCTGTTGCTGGCAGATAGCACTCTGGGAGGAGGGTTGCGCACGCTTCAGCCTGCTGTCAATGTTCAGAATCCTCTGAAGCATTATCCGGACCGAGGCTGGGAGCAGGTTCTTCGCGATCAGTATCGGTATGACCGAGCGTTTACCTTTGTTTGCGCGCCCAACGATACTCACAACTGTCGGCTTCGGGCGCTGGTGCGGGACGATGTGATCGTGCGCATCGAACAAAACTATGACGCGGGCCACATAGAAGCCCTCGACGGTACCGCGACGACCGCGGCATGGAACCCCAGAGGGTGTTTGAAGGGCTTTACGTTCCATCGGCGCGTCTACAGCCCCTATCGTTTGAAGTACCCGATGATCCGTAAAGGCTGGAAAGAGTGGGCCGACGCCGGATTTCCCGAACTGACGCCAGAGCTAAAGAAGAAGTACAAGTTTGATAGCCGAGGCTCCGATCAGTTGCTCCGAGCCGGTTGGCAAGAAGCGTCGGACTATGTCGCCCGTGCGATGGTCGCGATCTCTACCCGATACAGCGGGGAAGAAGGCGCCGCACGGCTGAAGCAACAGGGCTACGAGCCGGAGATGATCGAGGACATGGGCGGAGCCGGCACGCGCACCATGAAGTTTCGCGGCGGCATGGGGCTGCTGGGCGTTATCGGCAAGTATGGCATGTGGCGCGCCGCCAACATGGTCGCGCTGCTGGATTCCCATGTTAGGAAGGTTTCGCCTGAGCAGGCTAAGGGCGGTCGCAAGTGGTCGAACTACACATGGCACGGCGACCAGGCGCCCGGGATGCCGTTTGTGCACGGGCTACAGGCCTCTGACGTAGACATGAATCAGTTGCGCTTTGCGCGGTTAAGCATCGCTTGCGGCACCAACATCATCGAGAACAAGATGCCCGAAGCGCACTTCTTTACCGAACTGATGGAGCGAGGCGGGCGATTGGTGGTCATCAAGCCCGAATACAGCCCGACGTCTCAGAAGGCCGACTACTGGATACCGATTCGTCCAAACACGGACGCTGCCCTGTTCTTAGGCATTACTCGTCTGATGATGGACAACGGATGGTACGACGAGGCGTTCGTCAAGGGCTTTACCGACTTTCCACTGTTGGTTCGTGCTGACAACTTGAAGCTGCTCCGTGCAAGCGAACTCTTTTCAGATCACAAACCCTTGCTTGCTTCTGACGGCATGTCGATGAAGCGTCAGAACTTGAAGCCCGATCAGTACGAAAAGTTAGGCGATTTTGTAGTTCGGTCGGCAGATGGCTTCAAGGCGATTTCTCGCGACGACGTGGGCGGAACGATGGCGGGACGGGGAATCGATCCGACGCTGGATTGGCAGGGAAAGGCGCGCCTGGCCAACGGTCAGGAGATCGAATGCCTGACGCTTTGGACGGCTTACAAGAGGCATTTGGAGGACTACGGGCTGGATGCGGTCGCGCAGATGACAAGCTCGCCTAAGGAGCTGATCGAGCGACTGGCCAAGGAGATTTGGGACGTTACGCTCGAAGTTCGCGAGCAGGATCCTACTGCGGGCGCCGTAGCCATTCACATTGGCGAGGGGATCAACCATTGGTTTCACGCAACGTTGGCCAATCGAGCCTTCTATCTGCCATTAATGCTGACGGGAAACATCGGCAAGGTCGGGTCGGGGTGCCATACCTGGGCCGGCAACTACAAGGGCGGTTTGTTTCAAGGGTCGCCGTGGACCGGCCCCGGCTTCCCAGGCTTCATTGCCGAAGATCCGTTCAATTTATCGCTCGATCCGGCATCGCACGGCAAAGACGTCAAGGTTCGCAAACTCTTCAAGGACGAAGAGCCTGCTTACTGGAATCATGGCGATCGACCTCTGATCGTAAACACGCCTAAGCACGGTCGAAAGGTGTTTACCGGCAAGACGCACATGCCCACGCCGACCAAGTTCCTTTGGTTCAACAACGTCAACCTGTTCAACAACGCCAAGCACGCGTACGACATGTTCTTCAACGTCAATCCAAACATCGAGTGCATCGTCTGTCAAGACGTTGAAATGAACTCGACCGTGGAGTACTCCGACGTGGTCTTTGCAGCGAACACCTGGGTCGAGTTCGAAGATTACGAAATGACCGCGTCGTGTTCGAACCCGTTTCTTCAGATATGGAACGGCGGCATCCGGCCGATCTACGACACGAAGGACGATCTAACGATCATACGCGGCGTGTTCGAGAGCTTGGCTAAGCTCACGGGCGATAGGCGTTTTGCCGATGCCTACAAGTTCAAGGCGCCGGTCTATATTCAAAGGCTGCTCGATAGCTCGACTACGACGTTCGGATATACCTTTGCCGACATCATGGCTGGCAAATACGGCGAGCCGGGCGTTTGTCTGATGATGTTCAGAACCTATCCAAGGGAGCCGTTTTACGAGCAAGTGTTCGAGAACGAACCGTTCCACACGGCGACCGGACGGTTGCAAGCCTATTGCGACATTCCCGAAGCCATCGAGGCAGGCGAGAACTTTATCGTGCATCGAGAAGGGCCGGAGGCCACGCCCTACCTGCCCAACGTGATCGTCAGTACAAATCCGTATGTACGGCCCGACGACTACGGCATCTCGGCAGAGGCGATGCATTGGGACGAGCGCACCGTGCGCAACATCAAGATGCCTTGGTCGCAGGTGAAGGAAACCACAAACCCGCTCTGGGAGAAGGGCTATCGATTCTATGGCTTGACGCCCAAGGGCAGGCACCGCGTGCACAGCGGCTGGAGCATGGTCGATTGGAACCAGATATGGGAGAGCAACTTCGGCGATGCCTATCGGTTGGATCGACGCTCGCCCGGCGTAGGGGAGACCCAAATGCACATCCACCCGGACGCGGCGAAGGAGATGGGGATCAGCGACGGCGATTATGTTTATGTCGATGCCAACCCGATGGATAGGCCGTACCGAGGCTGGAAGCCGACCGATCCGCAATATCGAGTGGCCAGGCTGATGGTGCGGGCCCGATACAACCCGGCCTTCCCAAAACAGGTCGTGATGATCCGGCACAGCCCTTCGATCGCGACCGAGCGGAGCGTGAAAGCGCACGAAACTCGGCCTGACGGTCGCGCTCAGTCCGTCGATACGGGCTATCAGTCGAATGTGCGCTACGGCGGCCATCAGGCGCTGACCAGAAACTGGCACATGCCGATGCACCAGACCGACACCTTGTTCCACAAGTCCAAGGCCATGGTTGCGTTTATCTTCGGCGGAGAGGCCGACAACCATGCGATCAACACGGTGCCCAAGGAGACGCTGGTCAAGATTACCAAGGCCGAGGACGGCGGACTGGGCGGCAAAGGCGTATGGAAACCGGCCACAACCGGCTTCTCGCCTGGGCGCGAGAGCGAGTTTATGCAGAGATACCTGGCCGGCGAGTTGGTCGAGTAG
- a CDS encoding 4Fe-4S dicluster domain-containing protein has product MTQVHNWQLGREMSYPFEEAHPDRQLAAVFNLNRCIGCQTCTMACKSTWTFSKGQEQMWWNNVETKPYGGYPQFWDVKILKLLEEEHEKQGGQMAWSEDEGGPYGKYEGMTIFEAADKRYGPEGPQRALGYLPADHEWTAPNIYEDTTPNYEGGELGISKEGSSLPEHKAWFFYLARTCNHCTYPACVAACPRKAIYKRKEDGIVLIDQDRCRGYRKCVEACPYKKSYYRPNTRTSEKCVGCVPLTEGADPIGEGHPVESRCMTACVGKIRLQSLVKINQETGDWADDPEHPLYFLVKKEKIALPLYPQFGLEPNLYYIPPRWAPRPYLRQMFGPGVDDAIAKYTAPSRELLAVLQLFRAHRLMIFKYGIKKGEKLYETKMPDGRTVEVFNDTVIGYGQDGRKIVETPVVEPIHKRTPDRLNTI; this is encoded by the coding sequence ATGACACAGGTGCATAATTGGCAGCTTGGACGCGAGATGTCGTATCCGTTTGAGGAGGCTCACCCCGATCGACAATTGGCCGCTGTATTTAATCTCAATCGTTGTATCGGGTGTCAGACCTGCACGATGGCCTGTAAGAGCACATGGACGTTTAGCAAAGGCCAGGAGCAGATGTGGTGGAACAACGTGGAGACCAAGCCATACGGCGGCTATCCGCAATTTTGGGACGTGAAAATTCTGAAGCTTCTTGAGGAAGAGCACGAGAAGCAGGGCGGCCAGATGGCATGGTCCGAAGACGAGGGCGGGCCGTACGGCAAGTACGAAGGGATGACGATCTTCGAAGCAGCGGACAAGCGGTATGGGCCGGAAGGACCCCAGCGCGCGCTTGGCTACCTGCCCGCCGATCACGAATGGACGGCGCCCAACATCTACGAAGACACCACTCCGAACTACGAAGGCGGCGAGTTAGGAATCAGCAAGGAGGGTTCGTCTCTTCCCGAACACAAAGCCTGGTTCTTCTATCTGGCTCGCACCTGCAATCACTGCACCTATCCGGCGTGCGTAGCGGCGTGCCCTCGCAAGGCGATCTACAAGCGCAAGGAAGACGGCATCGTGCTGATCGACCAAGATCGATGCCGCGGCTATCGAAAGTGCGTCGAAGCGTGCCCTTACAAGAAGTCGTACTACCGACCCAATACCCGAACGTCGGAAAAGTGCGTAGGATGCGTGCCATTGACCGAAGGCGCCGACCCGATCGGCGAGGGTCACCCGGTCGAATCGCGCTGCATGACGGCGTGCGTGGGAAAGATACGGCTTCAAAGCCTGGTCAAAATCAACCAAGAGACCGGCGACTGGGCCGATGACCCCGAACATCCGCTTTACTTCTTGGTCAAAAAAGAGAAGATCGCCTTGCCGCTCTACCCGCAGTTTGGGCTGGAGCCCAATCTCTACTACATTCCGCCACGATGGGCGCCGAGGCCTTACCTGCGCCAAATGTTCGGCCCTGGGGTGGACGACGCTATTGCCAAGTACACCGCGCCTTCGCGCGAACTTTTGGCAGTGCTCCAACTCTTCCGCGCGCATCGCTTGATGATCTTCAAATACGGAATCAAAAAGGGCGAGAAGCTTTATGAGACCAAGATGCCGGATGGTCGAACGGTCGAAGTGTTTAACGACACCGTGATCGGCTATGGCCAGGACGGGCGCAAGATCGTCGAAACGCCGGTGGTCGAGCCGATCCACAAGCGGACGCCCGATCGCCTAAACACAATTTAG
- a CDS encoding molecular chaperone TorD family protein, whose product MTSNAQLVDEALGLAVLYRLLASMALYPEPASVARLRDADTKLMVSEALKAIEADERLELEISRMLTTAAGISPMQWQSEYISVFGHAASKDCSPYASDYGVGSVFQQAQKLADLSAFYSAFGLQTQREERADHIAVELEFMGYLCHRKAVCIAETKSDEDAAQLEAAREAFLRQFLAPWAFSFCGLVAKTAEAVESQLFLSWSGAVESLLAMDRDRLGINATESVVNLQPLPPWQPCSTD is encoded by the coding sequence ATGACTTCAAACGCGCAGTTGGTCGACGAGGCGCTAGGGCTGGCCGTTCTGTATCGCCTGTTGGCGTCGATGGCGCTTTATCCGGAACCTGCCAGCGTCGCTCGGTTGCGAGATGCCGATACCAAGTTGATGGTTTCCGAGGCGCTGAAAGCGATAGAGGCGGACGAACGGCTTGAACTGGAGATCTCGCGGATGTTGACAACTGCCGCGGGAATCTCGCCGATGCAGTGGCAAAGCGAGTACATATCGGTCTTCGGTCATGCAGCCAGCAAGGACTGCTCTCCCTATGCCAGCGACTACGGAGTTGGCAGCGTGTTTCAACAGGCGCAGAAGTTGGCCGATCTTAGCGCCTTTTATTCAGCGTTTGGGCTACAGACGCAACGCGAAGAACGAGCGGACCATATCGCGGTCGAATTAGAGTTCATGGGCTATCTCTGCCATCGCAAGGCGGTCTGCATCGCAGAAACGAAATCGGACGAAGATGCCGCGCAACTGGAAGCGGCGAGAGAAGCGTTCTTGCGTCAATTCTTGGCGCCGTGGGCTTTCAGCTTTTGCGGCCTGGTGGCAAAGACGGCCGAAGCGGTCGAAAGCCAATTGTTCTTGAGTTGGAGCGGGGCTGTGGAGAGTTTGCTGGCTATGGATCGCGACCGATTGGGGATAAACGCTACCGAATCGGTCGTAAATCTACAGCCCTTGCCCCCTTGGCAACCGTGCTCTACCGATTAG
- a CDS encoding PEP-CTERM sorting domain-containing protein has protein sequence MKTAHILAAGAATVLLITSASAQLYSNDFETDTTANWQFNQSHTGSFANFFFDYSTVGIPQAPSGTGTRGLKMEANTPGTGLFSGMSVSPLGESFTGDYVLTFDCWQNFNGPFPGGGSGSTQVTQAGIGAPTNQVQFPGSTYTGLGFGGTGDGGSATDVRAYNGPGAPIAPATGVYAAGNTAAAVNNTHAYYAGFGNVPAPAAQLTLFPQQTGNTAVGTFGMAWHRWRIEKLGNTVTWQIDGLLIATVTNPSFGGDNIFFGQFDINATSSTDPNARHLLFGLIDNVTVVPEPSSMAVLALGGLALLRKRRK, from the coding sequence ATGAAAACCGCTCACATTTTGGCGGCAGGCGCGGCAACCGTCTTGCTGATCACGAGCGCATCCGCTCAGCTTTACTCCAACGACTTTGAGACCGACACGACGGCCAATTGGCAGTTCAACCAATCGCACACCGGCAGCTTTGCCAACTTCTTCTTCGATTACTCGACCGTTGGCATTCCGCAGGCGCCGAGCGGAACGGGCACTCGCGGTTTGAAGATGGAGGCCAACACGCCAGGCACCGGCCTCTTCAGCGGCATGAGCGTATCGCCGCTCGGCGAAAGCTTCACCGGCGATTACGTCCTGACCTTTGATTGCTGGCAGAACTTTAACGGCCCGTTCCCCGGCGGCGGCAGCGGTTCCACTCAGGTTACGCAGGCCGGAATTGGCGCTCCGACCAACCAGGTGCAGTTTCCTGGTTCGACCTATACAGGCCTCGGATTTGGCGGCACAGGCGATGGCGGTTCGGCCACCGATGTGAGAGCCTACAATGGCCCGGGCGCCCCGATCGCTCCGGCTACTGGCGTCTATGCAGCCGGCAACACCGCGGCCGCGGTTAACAACACTCATGCTTATTACGCTGGATTTGGGAATGTGCCTGCCCCAGCTGCCCAACTGACGCTCTTTCCACAGCAGACCGGTAACACCGCGGTCGGGACGTTCGGCATGGCCTGGCACCGATGGAGAATCGAGAAGCTGGGAAACACGGTTACCTGGCAGATAGACGGACTACTGATCGCCACCGTAACCAATCCTTCCTTTGGCGGCGACAACATCTTCTTCGGCCAGTTCGACATCAATGCCACTTCGTCGACCGATCCGAACGCTCGGCACTTGCTCTTTGGGCTTATCGACAACGTAACCGTCGTGCCAGAGCCTTCTTCGATGGCTGTGCTTGCGTTGGGCGGTCTTGCCTTGCTCCGCAAGCGACGAAAGTAG